Sequence from the Acropora muricata isolate sample 2 chromosome 10, ASM3666990v1, whole genome shotgun sequence genome:
AATCCAAGGTTAAATCCTGTTCTCCGGTTAGATTGCATTTcacaaaacacgattagcactatcagagggataaagtaagggttaaatttaacacacctagcgaggtggattaactAACTAACTGGGGAATggaattttttaaaacaaacaaaatgccggaacaaaccgttcgtgaagttacttcaaaaattgacgaaagccactaacaccacaaataataggtcttcgtaggtttagtaacaaatgaacttccagtcCACAGAATTCAAGAAAGTATCACGTgaatttgtggtagaaaacagtcttctacAGTGAATGATCGAGAAACCGAGGGGCACAAATACGCAACCCcatcacaattattttcattatgcacccaaaattgttacgttcaatcacagcagcattgtagttgaactctattgaaGAGTAAGAACTCAAAGATATAGAAAAtgtattttcgtggaggtttcacgaaaaagaaaataagcttgttcAGTTTGGTGTAtgctgaacacgaaggaaattaggtttaaaaacaactcgtaaCGGCTAaaactatttcatccctcgatcgcatttttgtgcgcgttttcatttactcttcagCATAGATTTTTGAGGATTCCAGAttttttcagctagattcatgttattgtatcctattgacgtaagtgttgacaggtttaaagttcttgccataaacggcagtaaaaaaaattataaaaaagaccAATAAAACCAATAACATCAATTTCTCTTCACACAttcaaccgattgaataataactctgctattccaaaattacagctttaatattcagactcaaccaatactttcttgctacaatttaatacggaaagaatcaaTAAGATCTCACCCGTTCCAGCTAattcggcttacaagtgaattttaagttcttgtacatttttcctttactctgaaagccatcttgcactAAATCATTATgttcatttcgctttctttactactgtcgaaaagagcttttcttaaatgtaccgtttttcttacactatgacaaaaacaaggcctgattgatgaaatttctgacgccgttCTTTCAAATACACTACAAATAAACGCTTCCAGAAAGCGTGCACGCaccgaccattctaaaatcacgtttttcccgcgcattttgcgcccacttagatgcaaataactggtctgactggtttattccgactTTAATCGAGCGATAGTtaatcgaggaataaatctgttttcaggaacgcctttttaacctCCGATTACTTATTCCaggaataagaaatgtaaacttggtttaactcttaatcaggggatagtttaatcggcttttcaggaaccggggcctggTTGTTAGTTGTGACCAATCCTGCAGAGTTCCAGGATGGTTCACTGGGGACACTGTGGCCCTACTTCATGATGTCGTGAGCCTTAGCAAACTGTGGTGCTTTTATCTTTAGACCAAGAACAGGCCTTTGACCATGTAGATTGGGGTTTTCTTAGATCCACTCATGTCCATATCGGTTTTGGTACTTCATTTGTTAGCTGGGTTGACCTGTTTAACTCAGAAGGTCAGACTGCGGTGAAGGTGAATGGCCATTTGCCTAACTTCTTCAGATTGTCTCGAGCGGTCTGTCAGGGCTGTTGCCCCTTTTGAATGTCCTCTATGTGGAGGTCctacaagcagttgcaaaaaggttgagacaTTCCATCGAAATTTCACCTCTTCCTTCTAAAAACCTATTTCCAGACCAAAAGAGAAGTCGCAATGCCCCTCATGTCTTATGTTATGTCTTTATTTTACCAATtgtaacaaatattgtcaacacATTGGACATGCCCACAAATAGCAGGTGCTAATCTAGGTGGGGCAGGTGCTAATCTAGGTGGGGCAGGTGCTAATCTTAAGTTGGGTCATGTCCTAACTACAAAAGAATAAGTAGACTAGTTTACAGGAATATCAAGATGATAAATGTACAAATTTataagtaataaaattaattttgtgagttAATTAGTACAACATTAGGAGAATGCTATTAGATTTCTTATTTTGCAAAAATTCTTAATAAATCTTAATCTGAAATAATACAATTAAGGCTACACGCattaatctaaaaaaaaaaaagagttaagAAGTCAGGATgtcaaaaagttttcttttaatttttcttttaaagttattCTTTGAAAGATTTCTTAATGTAAGAGGCATTTCATTCCAAATTGTTGTTCCAATTCTAGAAAATGAGTTTAGTTGAATAGAGAGCCTAGAGCTTTGTGTGTAAAAGTTGTTTGTTATAGGAATGGATATTAGAAATATCTTCAAACAGGTCTCAAATATTTCTAGGTGCATTTCTGCGTCTAATATCAAACATTAGATTAGCTGCAAGTTCATAATACGACAATTGCAACAGTAAGATGCAAGCATTGGAAAATAGAGGAATTGCATGCTGATTGTGgtcagaaaaataaataaagcggAGAACTCGTTTTTGCAACTTGAGAAGCTTATCAAGATACGATTTACATGCTTGGCCCCAAACTATCAAACCATAGCTTAAGTAGGGTGCAATAAGAGATCGATATAGATATTTATAATTGTGTGTTTTGGAACAACATGTCTTagggcgcgtttttttatccgCAATTCTGGAATGAGTATGGTTGGTACGGAATGCTAGGAATAATTTGGAATGTCTGCATAAAAAAACGCCCGTCCAGATGCTCGGTCCTGGCACGAGTAAACATTGcataacaaatatggcggccgaCGAAGGGGCTGCCATTGCAGCCGTTATTGCAGCCGTTTTCCTTCTAAATAAAGAGGAGGACGAAAATAGGGAGACTGTTTTGGATTTGCCGAATGTTTTGGCAGTCCTATATACAAAGGAGAGGAGACACATTCCCCGAATCACTGGCTATGTAAACAATGTTGTTCCACCATATCCACTATCTGTCTTCAAGGAGAGCTTTCGCCTGTCCCGAAGTGCATTTGAAACGCTGACAGATATGCTCGCCGGATGTCCTGAGTTCATTGGAGGCAACGAAGGGGTCGGAAGGCCCCAGGTTGACGTCAGCAAGCAACTTTTGATCACCCTCTGGGTTCTTGGGAATCAGGAGTCCTACAGACCAATCGCCGAGCGGTTCAATGTTGCAAAGTCGACTGTGTTTAATTGCTTGTTACGAGTGTGCAACGCGTTAGTTAATAACTATCGGCAAGAACTGATCAGGTGGCCGACCGAAGAGCAAGCTGTTAAAGTCATGGACGGTTTTGAAGCTATGAGGGGATTTCCTGGCGTGATAGGAGCTATAGACGGCTCACACATCCCTATAAAGGCACCACAAATATGTCCAGAAAATTACATCAACCGAAAAGGCTTCTACTCTATCATTCTACAAGCTGTTTGCAATGATCAAATGCTGTTCACAGATGCATATGTTGGTTGGCCAGGTAGTGTCCACGATGCGAGGGTGTTTGACAATTCAGATTTACTGAGAGGAATTGAAAATAATCCAGACACTTATGTCCAAGGCAACTCCCATATCATAGGGGACTCAAATTTGGCCAAATTTATGATGACCCCATTTTGGGATAATGGCCATCTGACTGCAGCTCAAAAGAAATACAACAAATATCACAGTTCAACACGCATGGTCATTGAAAGAGCATTTGGGCACATAAAAAGGGTGCTTCAGGAGGCTCAAATACTTGGACGTAGAGGTCAAAAATGTACCACTGATTGTCATGGCAGTATGTATACTACATAATCTTTGTATTATCCATGAAGATGATATTGAAGACTTTATTGAAGGTGTTGAAGAGGAAGTGAATGGTTTTATCAAGATTTTTCCTGCTAGGGCTGGGGGGGGGGAGAGAAGCACAATCAGATTAAGGATGGACTGCATTAattatgcaatagattttctcTTCATTGATAAATATGTAATTATCTTTGAAACAAGTGTTGTCTG
This genomic interval carries:
- the LOC136930553 gene encoding putative nuclease HARBI1, which produces MAADEGAAIAAVIAAVFLLNKEEDENRETVLDLPNVLAVLYTKERRHIPRITGYVNNVVPPYPLSVFKESFRLSRSAFETLTDMLAGCPEFIGGNEGVGRPQVDVSKQLLITLWVLGNQESYRPIAERFNVAKSTVFNCLLRVCNALVNNYRQELIRWPTEEQAVKVMDGFEAMRGFPGVIGAIDGSHIPIKAPQICPENYINRKGFYSIILQAVCNDQMLFTDAYVGWPGSVHDARVFDNSDLLRGIENNPDTYVQGNSHIIGDSNLAKFMMTPFWDNGHLTAAQKKYNKYHSSTRMVIERAFGHIKRVLQEAQILGRRGQKCTTDCHGSMYTT